CGCCCCGTCAGGGGCTGCCACGACGGTCTCCCTGGAGGCCCACCCGACCGTCGGTGCGGACGGCGACGTCGTGTGGTGGCTGGTCGACGACACCGACCGGTCCCTGGCCGGGCTGGCGCTCCACCACGAGCAGCAGCGGACCACGTTCCTCGCCCACGCCTCCACCCGGCTGCTGGCCTCCCTGAACGTCGAGCGCTGCACCGAGGTGGCCGTACGACTCGCGGCCGAGCACCTCGCGGACGCCGGGCTGCTCGTCACCCCGGCCCGCGGCCGGTGCCACCCGGTCGCGAGCTGCGCCGGCGGCGACGTCGTCCGGCACGCGGCCCGCGTCGACCCCACCGAGGTACCCGGGCCGGCCGAGGCCCTCCGGGGCTTCCCGCCGGTGCCGTCGCGGTGGATCGACCCGGTCTGTTCCGACCGGGGAAGAGCGGTGCGCGCGTCAATCCTGTTGACCGTCCCCCACGTGATCGACACCCTGGACGGATGGGCCGGGGAGCGCCGACGCCCCGGCGCTCGCGTCCTCCGGAACGGCACACGGGCGCCGCGGCGGCCCGGCCGCACGGCGGCACCGGACGGTACGACCGCACCGGACGGTACGACCGCACCGGCCGGTACGACCGCACCGGCACGCCGGTGACCCGGCGACGCGTCCCGGCCGGGGGCGGCGGCCGTGGCGTGCACCACCGGGCGGAGTGGCTCCCCCGGCAGGAAGTCGGATCCGCCCGGCCGGCATCGTCTGCGCGCCGCACCCACGTCCGTGCACGAGAGAGGACCCCCCGTCCATGACCGGCAACACCGGCCCGACCCCCGTCCCCGGCGGCGAGGCGCCCGGCGTCATCGTCGTCTCGGGCATCTCGGCCGCGGGCAAGTCCACCGTCGCCCAGGGTCTCGCCGAGCGCCTGCCGCGCTCGGTACACCTCCGCGGCGACGTGTTCCGCCGCATGATCGTCAGCGGCCGGGCGGACATGACGGCCGAGGTCCCGCCGGAGGCCGTCGCCCAGCTGCGGCTGCGCCACCGGCTGGCCGCCGCGTCCGCCGACGCCTACGTCGAGGCCGGCTTCACCGTCGTGCTCCAGGACGTCCTGCTCGGCGAGCACCCGGTCGAGATCACCCGGACGATCAGGAGCCGCCCGCTGGCCGTCGTCGTGCTGGCGCCCGACCCGGAGGTCGTGGCCCGGCGCGAGGAGCAGCGCTCGAAGACCGGCTACGGGCCCGACTGGCAGCCGCAGGACCTCGACAGGATCCTCCGGGTCGACACGCCCCCGATCGGGCTGTGGCTCGACACCTCCCACCAGTCCGTCGACCGGACCGTCGACGAGATCCTGCGGCGGGCCTGGTCCGAGGGTGCCGTCTCCTGACCCGCCGTGGGCCGGTCCGGCGGCCGCACGGGGCGGTGCCCCGGGCCCCTGCCCGGCCCCTCTTTCCGTACGAGTGCGCCCTGTGGCGTCACGCCGTACCAGGTCGCCACACGCCGTGCCCGCCACACGCCGTGCCCGCCACCGCGCCGTGCCCGCCGGCACGGCAGGGCCGCCCCCGCCGGGCCGAGGCCGCCACCACCTCAGAAGGAGCCGCGTCACTGGGGCGTGCGCGCGCGTGCGGCCCCGCTCCGTGGGTGAAGAGCGTGGGACGGACGCTTCGACCCGGTCCCAAGTATTGACGTGCTCATGAAGGCCCTCCTAGCTTAGCAAGCGCTTTCCATCCGGAAGTCGCGAGCCGCCCCGCCCCTGCCCGCACGCAGGTGACCCGGAGAAGACGAGGACCCCCATGAGACCGACATCCCCACTGTCGTTACTGGCCTGCGCCACCCTGGCCGCCGGCGCCGTCGTCGCCCTGCCCGGCGCCGCCGCCACCGCCGCGCCGACCCGCCTGGAGGCGGAACGCGCCCCCGCCGTCTGCGACGGCACCATCGACGCCGACCACACCGGCCACACCGGCACGGGCTTCTGCAACGGACGCAACGCCCTGGGCGCGGCCGTCACGTTCACGGTGGACGCGCCGCAGGCCGGCAGCGCGGCGGTGACGGTCCGCTTCGCCAACGGCACCACCACCGCACGCCCCGCCGACGTCACGGTGAACGGAGCAGCGGCCGCCTCGGCGTCCTTCGGACCCACCGGCACCTGGGCGACCTGGACGACGGCCACGTTCACCGTCCCCCTGCGGCAGGGCGGCAACACCGTCCGGCTGAGCCCCACCACCGCCGCCGGCCTCGCCAACATCGACCACCTCGACGCCGACACGGGCACCACCCCGCCGCCGTCCGGCCCCGTCCTGTACGCGGCGCCCGACGGGACCGAGGGCGCGAGCGGCACGCTGTCGGACCCGACGACGCTCACCTCCGCCCTCGCCCGCGTCACCCCCGGCGGCACGGTGTACCTGCGCGGCGGCACCTACCGCTCCGCCCGCACGGTCACCATCCCGGCGGACGCCGACGGCAGGCCCGGCGACCGCACGGAACTGTTCGCCCACCCGGGGGAGACCCCGGTGCTGAACTTCGCGGCCATGGCCGAGGACCCGGCCAACCGCGGGCTCGCCCTGCACGCCTCGTACTGGCACGTACGCGGCCTCGTCGTCGAACACGCCGGGGACAACGGCATCTTCGTCGGCGGCAGCGACAACGTCATCGAGCGCACCGTGACCCGCTTCAACCGCGACACCGGGCTGCAGCTCTCGCGGTCGGCCTCCACCACGCCCCGCGAGCAGTGGCCCGCCCGCAACCTCGTCCTCACCGCCCGGTCGCACGACAACGCCGACTCCGACGGCGAGGACGCCGACGGCTTCGCCGCCAAACTGACCGTCGGCCCCGGCAACGTCTTCCGCCACGCCGTCGCCCACAACAACATCGACGACGGCTGGGACCTGTACACCAAGACCGACACCGGCCCCATCGGCGCGGTCACCGTCGAGGACTCCCTCGCCCTCCACAACGGCACCCTCTCCGACGGCACCCAGAACGCCAGCGGCGACCGCAACGGCTACAAGCTGGGCGGCGAGGACATCGCCGTCGACCACGTCGTCCGCCGCAGCATCGCCTACCGCAACGGCAAGCACGGCTTCACCTACAACCGGAACCCCGGCACGATGACCGTCTCCGACAACGTCAGCGTCGACAACGCCCAGCGCAACTTCTCCTTCGACGCCGGCACCTCGGTGTTCCGGAACAACACCTCCTGCCGCACCGGCGGCGGCACGAACGACAAGACCGTCGGGGACGCCGACGGCTCCAACCAGTTCTGGACCGGCGCCAACGGTCCCCGCTGCTCCGCGTACGGCGGCACCCTCGCCTGGTCGTTCGCCGCCGACGGCCGCCTCGTGGTGACCTTCGGGGGCACGGCCGCCACGCCCTGACCCCGCACACCCCCCGCGCGCACGGGCCCCTCCGCACGACGCGGAGGGGCCCCACCCGTCCCGGAGGGCGCGGTGGACGCGCGCCGTTCAGCGCGGCATCCCGAACTCCCGCAGCGGGGCCAGCTCGGCGGCGGTGGCGGGCCGGAGCGTGGACAGGACGTGCCGGGCGGCGGACAGCTCGGCGTCCGCGCCACCACGGAAGGACACCGTGTACACCAGCCCCTCCCGCTCCAGGCGCAGCTCCCGCCGGGTGTCGCCGTCCTCGTACGTCACCAGCAGCCGCCCCCCGGCGTCGTCCCCGCAGCGCACCACACCGCCGTACGGGACGGGGCAGCCGCGCGCGTCGACCCGCCGGGTGTCCTCTCCGGCGCGGGCCACCGCCAGGTGCAGCCCCGGCGACCCGGGCCGCTCGTACGCGACGCCGAACCCGTCCCCGCTCGCGCCGAGGACCCGCGACGCGTGGCCCGGGGGCGTGTCACCGAGGCGCAGCAGGTCCCGGTCGACGCGGTGGGCGGTGAGCCAGGTGTCGAGCGTGGGGGGTCGCGACGCGTCCCACACGGCGTACGCGCCGGCGGCCACTAGCAGGGCCGCCGCCCCGAGCGTCGCCGCCCGCGCCCGCGCGCCCGGCACGAGGGACGCCGCGGCCAGCGCGTAACAGGTCCCTCCGGCGAGGAGGACGAGCGGGCCGCCGCGCCCGCCGGTGGACAGGCTCGCCGCGACGGCGGCGGCCACGCCCGCTGTGCCCAGGCCGTACACCACCGCGGCCCACCGCCACGGGCCGCGCGGTCGCCGGACGAGCGGCACGAAGACGCGGGCCGTCCTGCCCATGACCGCCAGCAGGGCCACGGCCGGCGGCACCACGACGAGCGGGACCGCGACGAAGGCACCCCACCCTCCGACGAAGAGCGCGACCAGCACCGCCTGGAACTGCACCGCCGTCAGCACGCACCCGACGAACCAGACGCCCGCCAGATGGACGGCGGCCGCCCGCGCCGCCCCGCCGGGCCGCCCGCTCACCGGCACAGCGCCGGGAGGTCCCCGGCGTACGTCGAAAACTCCGGGCGGGCGGCCGTGACGACCGCGCGGGCGGGGCGGCGCGGGGTCACCGCCTGCCGCTCGGGCGGCGGGGGCGGCCCCGTGCGGCGGCGGCACCGGAGGACGTACGGCTCGACGTCTACGCCCCCGCCGTCGTCGGGCACGGCCGACCGCGCCGGCGCGGGAAGGACGCGGCGGCCGCCACCAGTCGTCTCGCTCATCCGTGCAGGCTAACCGCCGCCACCGGGGCCACCGACGCCGCGCCGAAGCACCGGCGGGCACCCCGCCTTGCCCGGGCCGGCCGGCGGGCGCGCGCGTAGCCCGGCGACCGGCGGCGGGCCGTGCGGCATCCGGCCCCGCTCCCCCCGGTCCGCCCAACGCGTCCCGCGGGGACGGCCGGTGGCCGGCGGTCAGACGGGGGAGCCCCAGGCCGTCGCGAGCCCCTCCAGCCAGGCGGGCGGCAGTTCGGCGGCGTCCCACTCCTCCCGCAGCGCGGACGGCGCCGCACCGAGGCGTTCCAGGACGGCGACGCTGGTGGGGGAGTGGATGAGCGAGTAGCGGCCGTGGACCGCGACGGAGCTGCCGGGCCCGTACGTCCCGAACAGCCGCTCCAGCCGCTGCCGGTGCTCGGCGGCGAACTCCGCGAGCAGCCCCGCGTACCCGGCCCGCTGCCGGGAGCCCATGGTGCCGAGGACGGCGGTGAGCACCTGGTCGGACACCTCGGGGTCGAGGTCGGAAGGGGTGGTGAACGACAGGTACAGGGGGACGACCGCCACCTTGGCCCGCTCCACCTCCATCCGCCCGACGGGGGTGCGGGCGTCCTGCGAGGCGGCCGAGGAGTCGCGGGCCACGGCGTCCCGCAGGGCCCGCTCGGCCAGCTCACTGAGGTGGTCGGCGGCGGCTCGTGCCCCGTCGAGCCAGCCCGACCCGTACAGCGGGCCCTTCTCCGTCGGAGCGCTCCGCACCAGGTCCGCCACCTCGTCGCCCGCGAGGGAGAGCGCGCCGGCCTCGACGAGCCCGACCAGTTCCTCGGCGTCGCCGGCGTAGACCCCCGCGCGGCCGAGGAGCTGGACGAGGGTCCTCTTGGCATTGAGGACGCTGGCCGCGTCGAGCTGCTGCCGTCGTTCACCGGCGGCGTTCATGGGGTCCTCCTCATCGCGTGGGCGGCGCGGTCGCGCGTACACGGAACGCTCTCTCCGCGGGTACAACGGTCGGTGGTCACGTGGAGATCCCCTCCCGGACGGCGGGCGTACGTTCCTCCCGACGGGAGCGCCGCCCCACGGCTCGGCGAGACGACCCGGAACGATCAGAAACGGAGAAGCACGGACCACCCGGCCGCGCCTACCCTGATCCCCGTGGGCAGCACCCGTCACCTGATCCTCTCCTCTCGCATGACGACCCGGCCGCCACCCCAGCCACCGTCCCGGCCTTTCTACCCCGACACCGCCGCCCGCGGGCCGCGCGGCGGCACCGGACACGGCGGGCCGCCGGGCGTCGCGCCGGCAGTACGGACCGGGCGGGCGCCGGACCCGCCCCCGCCACCGCTCCGGTGCCGGGGGCCCCACCGCACGCAGCAGGCAGGACCGATTCGCGTGGCGCCGGGGCAGACGGCCGTCCGGCCCCGCACCCCGAGGGAGACACCATGAGCAAGGCCACGAGGACGGACGCGCGCACGGCCGCGCCGCACGCCGCGGACCGCCACGACGTGATCCGCGTGCACGGCGCGCGCGTGAACAACCTCAAGGACGTCAGCATCGAGATCCCGAAGAGACGGCTGACGGTGTTCACCGGCGTCTCCGGCTCCGGCAAGAGCTCCCTCGTCTTCGACACGATCGCCGCGGAGTCGCAGCGGCTCATCAACGAGACCTACAGCGCCTTCGTCCAGGGCTTCATGCCGACCCCGGCGCGGCCGGAGGCCGACGTGCTCGACGGGCTGACCACCGTGATCAGCGTCGACCAGCAGCGCATCGGCGCCGACCCCCGCTCCACCGTCGGCACCGTCACCGACGCCAACGCGATGCTGCGCATCCTCTTCAGCCGCCTCGGCGAGCCGCACATCGGCCCGCCCAGCGCGTACGCGTTCAACGTCCCCTCGGTTCGGGCGAGCGGCGCGATCACCGTGGAGCGCGGTGCGAGGAAGGCGGTGAAGGCGACCTTCCAGCGCACCGGCGGCATGTGCACGCGCTGCGAGGGCCGGGGGACGGTCTCCGACATCGACCTCACCCAGCTCTACGACGACTCCAAGTCGATCGCCGAGGGCGCGTTCACCATCCCCGGCTGGAAGTCCGACAACGTGTGGACCGTCGGCGTCTACGCCGAGTCGGGCTTCCTCGACCCGCACAAGCCGATCCGCGCGTACACGAAGAAGGAGATGCAGGACTTCCTGTACCGCGAGCCGACCAAGGTCAAGGTCAACGGCGTCAACCTCACCTACGAGGGGTTGATCCCCAAGATCCAGAAGTCGTTCCTGTCGAAGGACAAGGAGGCGATGCAGCCGCACATCCGGGCGTTCGTGGAGCGGGCCGTCACCTTCACCACCTGCCCCGAGTGCGACGGTACCCGGCTCAGCGAGGGGGCCCGCGCGTCGAGGGTCGCGGGGATCAGCATCGCCGACGCCTGCGCGAGGGAGATCCGGGACCTGGCCGAGTGGGTCCGCGGTGTGGACGAGCCCTCGGTGGCGCCGCTCCTCGCCAAGCTGGGCCACACCCTCGACTCGTTCGTGGAGATCGGGCTGGGCTACCTGTCGCTCGACCGCCCGTCGGGCACCCTGTCGGGCGGTGAGGCGCAGCGCGTGAAGATGGTCCGCCACCTCGGGTCCTCCCTCACCGACGTCACGTACGTCTTCGACGAACCGACCATCGGCCTGCACCCGCACGACATCCAGCGGATGAACGACCTGCTGCTGCGCCTGCGCGACAAGGGCAACACCGTGCTCGTCGTCGAGCACAAGCCGGAGGTCATCGCCATCGCCGACCACGTCGTCGACCTCGGCCCCGGCGCCGGCACGGCGGGCGGCACCGTCTGTTTCCAGGGCACCGTCGAGGGGCTGCGGACCGCCAGCAGCGTCACCGGGCGCCACTACGACGACCGGGCCGGCCTCAAGGAGACCGTGCGCGAGCCCACCGGCACGCTGGAGATCCGCGGCGCGAACACGCACAACCTGCGCGACGTCGACGTCGACGTCCCCCTCGGCGTGCTGTGCGTCGTCACCGGGGTCGCCGGGTCCGGCAAGAGCTCCCTCCTGCACGGTTCCCTCCCCGCCGGCGCGGGCGTGGTGGCGGTCGACCAGAGCCCCATCCGCGGCTCGCGGCGGAGCAACCCGGCGACGTACACCGGGCTGCTCGATCCGATCCGCAAGGCGTTCGCCAAGGCCAACGGGGTGAAGCCGGCCCTTTTCAGCGCCAACTCCGAGGGCGCCTGCCCGACGTGCAACGGCGCCGGCGTCCTCTACACCGACCTGGCCATGATGGCGGGCGTCGCCACCCCCTGCGAGGACTGCGAGGGCCGGCGGTTCCAGACGTCGGTGCTGGAGTACCGGCTCGGCGGCCGTGACATCAGCGAGGTCCTGGCGATGTCGGTGGCGGAGGCCGAGGAGTTCTTCGGTTCCGGGGACGCGGCCACGCCGGCCGCGCACCGGATCCTCGACCGCCTCGCCGACGTCGGGCTCGGCTACCTGACCCTCGGCCAGCCGCTCACCACGCTCTCCGGCGGCGAGCGGCAGCGGCTCAAGCTGGCGACGCACATGGCCGACAAGGGTGGCGTCTACGTCCTCGACGAGCCGACCGCCGGCCTGCACCTCGCCGACGTGGCGCAGCTGCTGGGGCTGCTCGACCGGCTCGTCGACGCGGGGAAGTCGGTCATCGTCGTCGAGCACCACCAGGCGGTCATGGCCCACGCCGACTGGATCATCGACCTCGGGCCCGGCGCCGGCCACGACGGTGGCCGGGTCGTCTTCGAGGGCAGCCCGGCCGACCTGGTGGCCGCCCGCTCCACCCTCACCGGCGAACACCTCGCGGCGTACGTCGGCCGCTGACCGGCACGGGCCGCGTGACGGGGCCGCGACGGGCACCGCCGCCCGGCTACGGGGCGGCGGGCCCCGGCGCTGGGACCCGCCGGCGGGAGCACCGCCGCCCAGGGGCGCCGGCGGGAGCACCGCAGCCCCGGCCGGCGGGAGCACCGCAGCCCCGGCCGGCGGGAGCACGCCGCCCGGGGCTGCGGCGGCGGGGTGCCGCGCGAAGTGGGGCGTCCCGGCGGGGGCCGGCCGCCCTCCCCGGAGCCTTGGTGGGCGCGGGCCCGCCGCCCGCCCCGGACCCCGGGCGGCGGGGGCCCGCGGCTCCCGCCCGTCCCGACGCTCGGACGGGCCGGCCACCCCACCCAGCGACGCCGCCGCCGCCGCACCGGCCGGGAGCCCGGCCGAGGCCCGGAGGCCCTGCCCGGCGGCCCGCAGTCCCTGCTCCGGACCCTTGTCACCGAGGTCGACACCCATTTCCCGCCAAGCGCACCGGACAGGGACCTGATCCGGACGGGGGACGCCCGCGCCCCGACACGGGCGGCGCCGACGGGCGCATGCTGGGAGGTGGCGGACGGCTCCACGACCGGTCCCACGGGCCGTCCCACGACCGACCACGTACGGACGACGAAGGTGGAACCTGTGCAGTTCGGCATCTTCACGGTGGGTGACGTCACGCCCGACCCGATCTCGGGGCGGACGCCCACCGAGCACGAGCGGATCAAGGCGATGGTGACCATCGCGCTCAAGGCGGAGGAGGTGGGACTGGACGTCTTCGCGACGGGCGAGCACCACAATCCGCCGTTCGTGCCCTCCTCGCCCACCACCATGCTCGGGTACGTCGCCGCGCGCACCGAGCGCATCATCCTGTCGACCTCGACGACCCTGATCACCACCAACGACCCGGTGAAGATCGCCGAGGACTACGCGATGCTCCAGCACCTGGCCGACGGGCGCGTCGACCTGATGCTGGGACGCGGCAACACCGGCCCCGTCTACCCCTGGTTCGGGCAGGACATCACCCAGGGCATCCCCCTGGCCGTCGAGAACTACGCACTGCTGCGCCGGCTCTGGCGGGAGGACGTCGTCGACTGGGAGGGCCGCTTCCGCACACCGCTCCAGGGCTTCACGTCCACCCCGCGTCCCCTCGACGGGGTGCCGCCCTTCGTCTGGCACGGCTCCATCCGCTCACCCGAGATCGCCGAACAGGCCGCGTACTACGGCGACGGCTTCTT
This portion of the Streptomyces changanensis genome encodes:
- a CDS encoding ATP-binding cassette domain-containing protein — protein: MSKATRTDARTAAPHAADRHDVIRVHGARVNNLKDVSIEIPKRRLTVFTGVSGSGKSSLVFDTIAAESQRLINETYSAFVQGFMPTPARPEADVLDGLTTVISVDQQRIGADPRSTVGTVTDANAMLRILFSRLGEPHIGPPSAYAFNVPSVRASGAITVERGARKAVKATFQRTGGMCTRCEGRGTVSDIDLTQLYDDSKSIAEGAFTIPGWKSDNVWTVGVYAESGFLDPHKPIRAYTKKEMQDFLYREPTKVKVNGVNLTYEGLIPKIQKSFLSKDKEAMQPHIRAFVERAVTFTTCPECDGTRLSEGARASRVAGISIADACAREIRDLAEWVRGVDEPSVAPLLAKLGHTLDSFVEIGLGYLSLDRPSGTLSGGEAQRVKMVRHLGSSLTDVTYVFDEPTIGLHPHDIQRMNDLLLRLRDKGNTVLVVEHKPEVIAIADHVVDLGPGAGTAGGTVCFQGTVEGLRTASSVTGRHYDDRAGLKETVREPTGTLEIRGANTHNLRDVDVDVPLGVLCVVTGVAGSGKSSLLHGSLPAGAGVVAVDQSPIRGSRRSNPATYTGLLDPIRKAFAKANGVKPALFSANSEGACPTCNGAGVLYTDLAMMAGVATPCEDCEGRRFQTSVLEYRLGGRDISEVLAMSVAEAEEFFGSGDAATPAAHRILDRLADVGLGYLTLGQPLTTLSGGERQRLKLATHMADKGGVYVLDEPTAGLHLADVAQLLGLLDRLVDAGKSVIVVEHHQAVMAHADWIIDLGPGAGHDGGRVVFEGSPADLVAARSTLTGEHLAAYVGR
- a CDS encoding LLM class flavin-dependent oxidoreductase, with translation MQFGIFTVGDVTPDPISGRTPTEHERIKAMVTIALKAEEVGLDVFATGEHHNPPFVPSSPTTMLGYVAARTERIILSTSTTLITTNDPVKIAEDYAMLQHLADGRVDLMLGRGNTGPVYPWFGQDITQGIPLAVENYALLRRLWREDVVDWEGRFRTPLQGFTSTPRPLDGVPPFVWHGSIRSPEIAEQAAYYGDGFFHNNIFWPQEHTKKMVDLYRQRYAHYGHGTPEQAVVGLGGQVFMRHDSQAAVREFRPYFDDAPVYGHGPSLEEFTEQTPLTVGSPQQVIERTLGFREVVGDYQRQLFLMDHAGLPLKTVLEQLDLLGEEVVPVLRKEFAVGRPADVPAAPTHADRVARATGEQR
- a CDS encoding AAA family ATPase, whose protein sequence is MTGNTGPTPVPGGEAPGVIVVSGISAAGKSTVAQGLAERLPRSVHLRGDVFRRMIVSGRADMTAEVPPEAVAQLRLRHRLAAASADAYVEAGFTVVLQDVLLGEHPVEITRTIRSRPLAVVVLAPDPEVVARREEQRSKTGYGPDWQPQDLDRILRVDTPPIGLWLDTSHQSVDRTVDEILRRAWSEGAVS
- a CDS encoding carbohydrate-binding protein, which codes for MRPTSPLSLLACATLAAGAVVALPGAAATAAPTRLEAERAPAVCDGTIDADHTGHTGTGFCNGRNALGAAVTFTVDAPQAGSAAVTVRFANGTTTARPADVTVNGAAAASASFGPTGTWATWTTATFTVPLRQGGNTVRLSPTTAAGLANIDHLDADTGTTPPPSGPVLYAAPDGTEGASGTLSDPTTLTSALARVTPGGTVYLRGGTYRSARTVTIPADADGRPGDRTELFAHPGETPVLNFAAMAEDPANRGLALHASYWHVRGLVVEHAGDNGIFVGGSDNVIERTVTRFNRDTGLQLSRSASTTPREQWPARNLVLTARSHDNADSDGEDADGFAAKLTVGPGNVFRHAVAHNNIDDGWDLYTKTDTGPIGAVTVEDSLALHNGTLSDGTQNASGDRNGYKLGGEDIAVDHVVRRSIAYRNGKHGFTYNRNPGTMTVSDNVSVDNAQRNFSFDAGTSVFRNNTSCRTGGGTNDKTVGDADGSNQFWTGANGPRCSAYGGTLAWSFAADGRLVVTFGGTAATP